Part of the Imperialibacter roseus genome, ATCAACAAAAATGGGCGTACAGCCTTCCCAAATGATACTGCTACAGGTTGCCACATAACTAAAAGGTGTCGTTATTATCTCGCCTCGGAGATTTAAAGCCTTAATAGCTAGTTGTAAGGCAATTGTGCCATTTGTTACATACAACAGGTGGGGAATATCCAATTTCGTCTTCAATTGCAGCTCAAGCTCATTTACAAGAGGCCCGTTATTGGTAAGCCATTGGCGTTGCCAAACATCAGCAATTAAGGACTGATACTCTTCTATTGGGGGTAAGAATGGCTTTGTTACTGGTATCATATCAATTGATGACCCATTCAAGGTCTGGTTTTATAATCCCTTCTTTTTGACCACGCCAACCAAGCTCCTGTTTTTCTTGTTCAACTAGTTCGAACTGAATAACGTCATTAAACTCAGTTAGCACCTGACCTTTATTCCTAACTAACAATAGTCGGCTAATATTGTAAATGCCAGTATTCATAAGATTTGGTGGGATAACACACGATGCAGCAGCTTTAAACTTTCCTTTACAGTCAATGTGAGAGTCTGTAGTAGCTACAAAAACTAGGTTACCTAGTTCGTCTACTAAATGATAAGTAATATCCAGATACTCCCCTGAGAATTGCTTGTTTACAGCCAGCTCAAATTCAAGCAGCAATCCTTCATTTATTCTTAAAACATCCTTCTTTTTTGCGCCCGAGACTTTAGCCATTAATAATTTGGCGGACTCATTGCCAGGCCCGGTTTCTGGTGTGTAGTTCACTTGGGTTTGAGATTCAGAGAATTGCTGCAAATAACTTTGCATAGCCCCTTGGATTGACCCATCGAATTCCATTTGGCCGTTTTTAAGCACGATGCCCTGTGTGCACAAATTAGTTACCGCACTCATGTTGTGGCTTACGAAAAGAACAGTTCGGCCTTCTCCTTTGCTTATGTGCCCCATTTTACCCAAACACTTCTTTTGGAACTCTGCGTCACCAACAGCCAAAACCTCATCGACTATTAAAATTTCACTTTCTAAATGAGCTGCAACGGCAAATGCCAAACGAACATACATCCCAGAAGAATAGCGTTTAACCGGAGTATCTATATATCGTTCGACTCCAGAAAAATCAACTATCTCGTCAAATTTCGACTTTATTTCGACTTTGCTCATCCCGAGAATGGCACCGTTCAGAAAAATATTCTCTCTGCCTGTCAATTCAGGATGGAAACCCGTACCGACTTCCAGCAAGCTGGCAATTCTACCTTTGACTTTCACAATTCCTGTTGTGGGAGATGTTACGTGCGATAGAACTTTCAATAGTGTGCTTTTTCCTGCGCCATTTCGGCCAATGATACCGACCGAGTCACCCTGTTTAATATCGAAGCCAATGTCCTTAAGGCTCCAAACTATATCAGAATCTCCCTTTTTGCTTCTATCATTTGCCTCTCCAATTTTCAAAAACGGATCCTCTTTGCCACGTGAAAGAGCCCACCATCGTTTAATATCGTTAGCTAATGTACCAGTACTAAATTGTCCAAGCTGGTAAGCCTTTCCAAGGCCCTTTACGTCGATTACAACATCACTCATATGGTATCAACAAAGGTTTTTTCTACTTTCTTAAAGGTCAGTATACCAATAAAGAGCACGACTACAGAAATTACGCCTAGATAAAGAAGATTCATGAGTTCAAAATGGCCCTTTCCAAGTAAGCCAAACCTTGCACCCTCAATTACCTGTGTCATGGGATTGGCGGCTATTATTGGTTTGTATTTTTCTGGAACAAAGGATAAAGGATAGACAACTGGCGTAGCGTACATCAAAAGCTGCGACCCAAAAGCAACTAGATATGCTATGTCTCTATACTTGGTTGTCATCGCAGACACGATCATTCCCAGGCCCATACCAAGGCAGGCAACGAACAAAATAAGAATTGGAAAAATGAAGATGTATGAATTTGGTCCTATATCAGATCCTGTGAACCAAAAATAAATGAACACTAAAAGAAAAAGAAACAACTGAATGCTAAACCTAACCAAGCTTGACATCACGATGCTTAGGGGCATTATGAGTCTTGGAAAATATACTTTTCCGAAAATTGATTGGTTTTCACGAAATACGTTGGAAGTCTTGTTAAGGCAGTCTAAGAAGTAGGTCCAAGTCAAAATTCCTAATAAGTAGAACAAAGGTGCCGGCACTCCTTCGGTCGGTATTTTGGCAAATCCACCAAAAATGATCACGTAAACCGTCATTGTAAAAATCGGCTGAATCAGAAACCAAAGTGGTCCTAGGATTGTCTGTTTATACAACGAAATAAAGTCCCGCTTGACAAACATCAGGAGTAAATCCCGGTATCTCCACACGTCCATTAGCTGCAGGTCAAACAAACTTGACCTTGGCCTAATAATACTATCCCAATATCTGGTACTGCTGCCCACCTTACTCTACCTGTTTTAAAACCTTGTGTCCTGCACTAATCAAATGGATGTCTCTTTGAAAAAGCTTAACATCCGAATCCATCATTTCTTCCACCAGACCTTCCAATTGATATTTCGGCTTCCACCCCAACTTGCTATGAGCCTTTGCAGGGTCTCCAATGAGAAGTTCAACTTCAGTTGGCCTAAAATATCGTGGATCTACTTTTACCAGAGTGTCCCCTAATTTTAATCCTTCTGGGAGATCTGAATTCCCAACTTTCTTCATCAATGTATCAGAATCCATTGATTCAAGAACTCCAACCTCATTTAGGCCATTTCCATGAAAAACCAGGTTAAGCCCAACGTGAGCAAACGACATTTTAATAAAGTCTCTTACACTCGTAGTAACCCCGGTGGCAATCACATAGTCCTCGGCAACGTCCTGTTGAAGAATTCTCCACATAGCTTCAACATAGTCTTTGGCATGTCCCCAGTCTCTTCTCGCATCAAGGTTACCAACGAATAAGTCTTGCTGTAAACCAAGAACGATCTTAGCAACGGCTCGTGTGATTTTGCGAGTAACGAAGGTTTCGCCACGAAGGGGGGACTCATGATTGAATAGAATTCCATTGCACGCAAACATATTATATGCTTCCCTGTAGTTCACAGTTATCCAATAGGCATAAAGTTTGGCAACTGCATACGGAGACCTTGGGTAAAAAGGTGTCGTCTCTGACTGAGGCACTTGTTGCACCAATCCATACAATTCAGAAGTGGACGCTTGATATATTCTTGTTTTACCTTCAAGACCGAGAAGCCTTACGGCCTCAAGAATCCTCAGCGTCCCAATGCCGTCCGCATTTGCAGTGTATTCTGGTGTATCAAAACTCACTTTCACATGGCTCATTGCCGCCAAATTATATATTTCATCTGGTTGCGTCTCTTGTATGATTCTTGTCAGATTCATGGAATCTGTCATATCACCATAGTGCAAAATAAGCTTTGGATGGTCAACATGGGGGTCTTGATACAGATGATCTATCCTGTCTGTGTTAAAAAGCGATGCACGCCTTTTGATGCCATGGACAAGGTAGCCTTTTGACAGAAGCAACTCTGCCAGGTAAGCTCCGTCCTGACCGGTAATTCCCGTAATTAATGCAGTTTTCATATTTTCTAAAATCTATATCTTACTAACATTATTTGCTAATAGTGCTAACTAGCGAAGCACAGCTCCGCTCTTTCAGTCCCAGTAATGACCTACTATCGACTATTTTGACGACTAACTAGCCTTTGAAAGATTCCCCTTCAATACACAAACCCTACCAACTTAGTCTGCTTCAAAAAGGCTCTAACGATAGTTGTCAACCCATGCGTGGTGAGCAACCGTCTCTCAATATCTTGGTCTCTTACCACGACCTGCTTTCCCATCCAAAACAGGCAACGCAAAAAGCCTGTTACCCCAAACACAAAATCTCTCTCTTCCAGCCTCAAACAAACCGATACGATCAAAATAAACGCTCGTCCATCACTTCAACCGATCACTCCACCTTCCCTGACCCCTCTGCGGACAATAGACTTTAACTTTCAAAGAGCTTAGGTTAGCCACAGCTTTCCGCTCTCTTGTTGACATGGCGTCCACCACTTGCCATTGTTTTTGTGTACTAGTTGATAGCTCATTTAACAACAGGATTCACTTCTATCTTGTAAATAAAATTATCGCCTGGGTTAGCCTCAATTCCTTTTCAAAAAGAGGCAGCTCATGAGAATCCAGCACAAGGGTTCTTATTTTTCGATGAATCAGCCCTTCCGCTTTTACTATGAGCGTTTCAAGATACTGTCGGTCAACGTTTCCAACAAGAACCAAATCTATCAGCCCGGTATCTTTGCCTAGTGCATAATCACCAACTACCCACGCATGCTGCAGATCGCCAAGTTGATCAATCACATGTTCGGCCAATCTGTCGAGCCCAAGGTATTTACTTACGATACCGGTAATCTCAGGAAAAAGAGGATGGAGCTTGTTCGCCTGGTACACGATTGTATTGCCACGGGTTTGGCTTTGTAAAAAGCCAGCGTCTGAAAGTCGATTCAACTCTACCCGAACAGCATTTGTTGACTCGTTAAATTCATCGGCCAAGCTACGCAGATAGCTCTGGGTATTTGAGTTGCTGAAGAATTTCAAAAGAAGCTTCAGCCTGGTCTTAGATGTAATCAGCGGTTCAAGCATACAATACGAGTAACAAAATTACTCGTTTTTCGAATTATTCCAAAGAAGTGTAAGCATTGGTAGTATCATGTCCTGTTTCAACACTGGCTCTGGATTCCTTGAAATACCCAATAACAATACTCCCCAGAATAAACAAAAGCCCAACTGCAGCCCCTAGCCCGGTATAGAGAGTAACAATTTTGCTTGGCTTTGGCTCAGAAGGGCTGCCGGGAATAGTGACTGGTTCAAAATCTGAGAAAAAAGGCGTCTCCTTTTTTACCTGAATTTCAGCTTGTTGTAACTGATTCGTCAAAGTAACGTAGAGCCCATTTACCAACTGATAATTAAACTGTAGTTGCTGCTCTCTGGTTTCCTCTATTTTAGTTAATCTCCCTTGATGAGTGTCTCGAAAAAACGCCAACTCTCTCTGTGCCTGAAGATACTTGGCCTCGGCTTCAGCCTGGCTCTGCCTGATGAACTGGAGGTCGCTCACAAGCTTCTCGGTTTTGTAGGCCGAAAGATATTCAATTAGCCTGGCCAGCACTACCGTGTTAAATTGCGCGGCAACTTCAGGCTCGGGCACTTTTACCGTTAAGGTAATGATTCTGCCGCTGCTACTAATATTGATGCGTTTTTTTAACTCTCCTATTGCCCTTTTTTCGAAACCGTTTAGCCTTAAAATTGTTGGATAGCCTTTTATCTCTGTCTTTTTCCTTTTTGGAATTTTGAGTGGCTTTTCTTTTGCTAATCCAAACAGAATTTTGATGTTAGCTGGAAGGTCTTTAACATAATCCCAAGCCCTAGGAAAAAAGGGTTTAGGCCTTGGAGTTGCAAAATACTCATACACTGAAAGCTTCTTTTTCGGTTTTTTGAATTGAAACTGCTCATCGAGTAATGATAGTAAGAATGGTGTACTTGAGATAATCTGCGGAAACATATCAGCATCTACCCCCCCGGCACTGGCCGAACCCCTGCGTGAATTACCTCTAACTCCCGCCAACCCAATTAAATCACTGAGCCCACCAAAGGAGCCATCTTCACTCCCCTCAGACAGTATTTCCACCTTTGCTTCATATTCTGTAGGTGTTGTCCTGGCGGTAATAATACCAGCGACTAAAAAAACGGCCATCCCACCGAGAATGAACAACTTTCGCTCGTAGATAAGCCAAAAGATACTGATCAACGAAATTTCTTCGCCAGCAAAAGTGTCCTTGATACTTACTCTACGTTTAGGGCGTAAAAAACTCATGGGTTCGGGAAAAATTAGTTGAACAGTTCTGGGAATGTGGAATTCAAAAGAGAGTATAAGATAAGGAAGCTGGTTGACAAACTGATGACCTCTCCAGCGCTGAGCTTTCGTCTCGCTGCGGCCTCCGGAACAATGATTTCAGCTCCTGGCTCTAGGCCCGGATAAAACTTGACCCCTATAAAGCGCCTCGTTCTCTTTACATCTCCATTGGCATATACCACATAGGTTGACTTTCGGCTGGAGAGCTGTGTGAAGCCACCGGCCTTGCCTATGTAGCTCTTGAGGCCTCGCCCTTTCTCATACCTGGTAGTCGTTGGATACAGGACTTCTCCCCGAAGTCTTATTGTTTGCAACTCTTTTGGAACTGTAACAATGTCTCCCTCTTGCAAAATTAAGTCATATTTAGATCCAGGGTTTTCAAGGATCATATCGAGGTTAATGCCAACCAGTTCAGTTTCCTTGAGCTCTTTCTGTTTCAAATCTCCTCTTAATAGCAGCCGTTCCTTTCGGGCCTCTTCTGCCAGGGTCTGATCATCCTTTTCCAGCTCTTGTTCAAGCAGATTCTCCTTGCCCTCACGAATCCTGGTATTTACCCTTTGCAATAGTAACCTCTCACTCTCCGGATTGTCGACGCCCTCCCTCACAGTATTTCGCTGGAGTTCTCCGAGTTGATTAATCTGGTCTTTTTCGAGCTCCTCCTCATAAAATTCTGTTCTTCTCAAGAGTGTAGCACCCTTCGGATAGGCAAATTGATTTGGGCCTCCGGCCCGCCTTACGAGGTCAGATATTCTCATTGTAACGGACTCAAGGGCAAAATCACCCGGGTAAAAAACCTCACCCTCAATAGTAACCATCTTTTGCTCCTGGTAGCTTGGGCTTCTTCTTATAAACACATGATCAAAAGGTCTCAGTCTCGTGGCTTCTTCATCCCCATTAAAGCTGAGATCTCTGTTAAGTTGCACTGTGATAATCTCCGCAATATTTCCTCCCACTTCGTTATTCGTCCGCCTGGCGATCTCAATGGAACTTGCTGTGGCCGACTCCTTGAATCCACCGGCTGCAATGATAAGATCTCCAACCGACATATCGTCCGCATAGGGATAAGGGCCACTCTTGTTGACCTCACCACTTATCTGAACATAATACTCTTCCCTTAGGTCATATAGACTTGGAATATTGATAAGATCCTCATTTTGCAAAAGAATATCTTCAGAATCGCCTTTCATAATTGACCCAAGATCTATTGATTTAGCCTGAAGTGTAAAGTTTAAAGCTGTCCTGTAAAGGGTGGATCGTTTCACAAAGGCATCACCTCTCAAGCCGCCAGCAATTTCAACAAGACTTCGAACTGTCATGCCTTCCTTTAACTCGTAATGACCGGGGCGCAACACCGCACCGGAAACCTGTACCCGGTTAATGAAACGATCTTCTATTTCGCCAACATAAACGACATCTCCATCGGCTGGCTTGAATGTATCATAAGCCTCTTTGCTAATCGTTTCAACCCTTTTCTGAGTTTCACCGTATCTTGACACCGTCACGTTGTCCTTGAATGCTTTTTGATTAAAGCCTCCAGCGAAGTGTAACAGGTCAGAAAATGATTCATCGGGTTTGACCTCGAACAATCCTTCGATTCGAACCGCACCACTAACTTCCACTCGACGTGTTACTGGCCTCAGGAGAATCACATCATTGTCTTCCAACGTGATATTACTTTCGGATTGCCCTTTGGTAATAAATTGATAAACGTCGACCTCCGTGACTAACTTATTTGCTCTGTAGACCTGAATATGCCTAAGAGTTCCATTTGGAGTTGGCCCCCCGGCTGCGTAAAGGGCATTAAATACCTTTGCAAATGATGGCATAGTATATGTGCCTGGGTTTTTCAACTCACCTACCATATTCACTTTGATACTCCTTATATTTGCAACAGTAAGTGAAAGAAAAGTGTTTGGTCTGTCTCCCTTGAGCCCTCCATAATAGTCACCAAGTCTGGATTTCAAAAAATTCTCAGCTTTTTCTATTGTAAGTCCGGAAAGTGACACCAGCCCTACCAACTTTAGCTGAATAAAGCCATCGGGAGTGATTACTTCTTTAAAGTTGTCGTTAGTGCCTCCGAAAATAGAAATAGCCACCTCGTCTCCAGGGCCTAGAGTGTAATTCTTTGGAGTCGGCATATTGAGGTTAGGGGAAAAATTAAGTGCTTTTTGATGAAAAATTGAATACCCAAAAATTTTCTTTTCCAGAATTGTCAAGTCATAGCCCAAACTGTCCCTGGCCGCTATTGATTCGAATAAATCCTCTCCCCCGTACTGCAGCGCACTTCGGAGTTCATCTTGCGCCGATCTCGTTCTTTCTTGTCTTCGCTGACGCCTCAGGCTTAAGGGGTCTAGTCTTCGGCGTAGCCTCGAGAGCTCACTTGGAGGCATTCCCCGCTGCCCTGCTAAGGCGTACAATTGGTCATTAGAAATCCCTAACGACTCTGCCTTATCGAGTAGGTTCTCAAGCTGACGATCCGTCAGCTGATCCACTTTAACAGTGCCAAGGTCGTTGAGCGACTGTGACTCACAAGTACGAATTATAGCTATGTTGCAGATGAGGAATACTATAGTTGAAATAAACAAAACCCTGATTCCGAGAGATTTCGACGGTTTTTTTCTGCTTTCTGTTAACACCATGCTCTTTTATACCATTTAGATCATTCATGGGAATACGGTATCCCGCTATGATTAATGAAGTCTACGTCTTAAACGGACGCAAATATAGATAATTATCTAACGGGAGTTAACCATTGGCAATAATTCTTGCTATCTCCCTGAGTTGCATATCCGCTGATTGCATTTACCTAGAATTGGATGATTAACAGTTATTAGCCCGGTTCACTCAGAATCAGTTGTGGTGAAATATATATGACCATGTAGTATTTATTATTTTCTTTGTCTAATGCACAAATCGGCTCGGACATACAAAAAAGGGTTTCCTTTCGTACTCCTTGGGGTGGGCTTTCAATGCCAGAATAATGTGTTCGTTGGTTTGAGTTGAATGTCCCATTGCTCAACCTCGCTAGTGACCAGCGATCAGCGACCAAGTTCTCCTCATCCTCCAAGGCGACTACCCGGATCGAAGATGGAGGTCTTGGTAAGTCTACCTGCCAAAACGGTAAACAATATTGACATTTACAAAGGCATTGAATTTTTTCTCGCCCCTTGGAAGCACTGTATTCTCTTCACCGGGCCGAAAGCCCCATTGATAATTGTTCGAATTAACAAAAGAGAGGTTGGTGCTTATGAAGAACCTGTTAAAGTTTCTGTCAAAAAGCAGCGCAGCTGATGTATCCACCCATGGAGAATGAAGAGGGTTGTAACTAAATGCAACATTATAAAAGTCATTGTTGTGAGTCAGCCTTTCTACTCGCAGTCCAATCTTATTTAGTCCGTTTACCCAACTTGCCTCTAACGACTGTAGGTTACTCCCAGGCCCGATTCCAGCGCCAATCACTTGCCCAAGATGTGTAAAGCCGTTTGTGACTTGCGAATGTAGGTACCAACTCTTCGCATCTCTATTGATATAATTGCTGGACTGCTGCAGCTGTGTAAGCTCCGCATTCAGTTGAAGGTAACGATCCTTACCAAGCAATGAAAAAAGCTTAGAAAAACCAAGGATGTATGCTCTGGAATGCTCTGGAGTCATAATGAAATCTCTCAGGTTCCATGAGGCATCATTCCGACCGTATTCTGCATATAACTCAGCATGCGCCTTTTTCCAAACCCACCTAAAATACACGGAAATCAGCTGATCCCTGTTAAGCAAATCGTCGGAAACCGGATCGTTGGCTTTAAAAATATTTAGTATGCCCGGAAAATAATCTTTGTTCCTTTTGGTGTCACCAAAATATTGTTGAAAAACTCTAGAAGCTCCAACATGAAAGCCAGAGAACCACGATGGAGAATAATTAAAGGTGAATCCAGATAAATACCTCCAATCATCTATTGGATTCAAATAGAGCGGATTAATAGTCTGTGTCGGCATGTAGCCAGAGCCTTCGAGCTTTCCAACCAGTGTTTGAAATTCAAAAGACCCTATAGAAGTCTCGATTGGTCTGGTAGTTTTTAACCCCAAGTGATAAAAGCCAGGAGCATTGTTGCTGAAGATCAAAGCGTTTCTTTTTCCCGGGCCCCACCAGATGTTCTGAGAAGAAGCTCCAATAAAAACGGGCCCCAGGTTGAGGCCTGCAAAGCTCTGGCCGGGATGAAACCTATAGTAAGCACCTTCACCAAATCTTTCAGGCGAATCTATATAATTATAGGTGTACCGATAGTAAAAAGGCAGCACATAGGGGTTGGTAAAACCTTGATACGCCTGGTTTGCCGACCAAACTGCTTCAGGACGTAGCTGCACTTGAAAGGGCCCAGCTTTAAGATAAAATCCTCCTGAGATGTAA contains:
- a CDS encoding ABC transporter ATP-binding protein → MSDVVIDVKGLGKAYQLGQFSTGTLANDIKRWWALSRGKEDPFLKIGEANDRSKKGDSDIVWSLKDIGFDIKQGDSVGIIGRNGAGKSTLLKVLSHVTSPTTGIVKVKGRIASLLEVGTGFHPELTGRENIFLNGAILGMSKVEIKSKFDEIVDFSGVERYIDTPVKRYSSGMYVRLAFAVAAHLESEILIVDEVLAVGDAEFQKKCLGKMGHISKGEGRTVLFVSHNMSAVTNLCTQGIVLKNGQMEFDGSIQGAMQSYLQQFSESQTQVNYTPETGPGNESAKLLMAKVSGAKKKDVLRINEGLLLEFELAVNKQFSGEYLDITYHLVDELGNLVFVATTDSHIDCKGKFKAAASCVIPPNLMNTGIYNISRLLLVRNKGQVLTEFNDVIQFELVEQEKQELGWRGQKEGIIKPDLEWVIN
- a CDS encoding ABC transporter permease, whose protein sequence is MDVWRYRDLLLMFVKRDFISLYKQTILGPLWFLIQPIFTMTVYVIIFGGFAKIPTEGVPAPLFYLLGILTWTYFLDCLNKTSNVFRENQSIFGKVYFPRLIMPLSIVMSSLVRFSIQLFLFLLVFIYFWFTGSDIGPNSYIFIFPILILFVACLGMGLGMIVSAMTTKYRDIAYLVAFGSQLLMYATPVVYPLSFVPEKYKPIIAANPMTQVIEGARFGLLGKGHFELMNLLYLGVISVVVLFIGILTFKKVEKTFVDTI
- the gmd gene encoding GDP-mannose 4,6-dehydratase; protein product: MKTALITGITGQDGAYLAELLLSKGYLVHGIKRRASLFNTDRIDHLYQDPHVDHPKLILHYGDMTDSMNLTRIIQETQPDEIYNLAAMSHVKVSFDTPEYTANADGIGTLRILEAVRLLGLEGKTRIYQASTSELYGLVQQVPQSETTPFYPRSPYAVAKLYAYWITVNYREAYNMFACNGILFNHESPLRGETFVTRKITRAVAKIVLGLQQDLFVGNLDARRDWGHAKDYVEAMWRILQQDVAEDYVIATGVTTSVRDFIKMSFAHVGLNLVFHGNGLNEVGVLESMDSDTLMKKVGNSDLPEGLKLGDTLVKVDPRYFRPTEVELLIGDPAKAHSKLGWKPKYQLEGLVEEMMDSDVKLFQRDIHLISAGHKVLKQVE
- a CDS encoding ArsR family transcriptional regulator, encoding MLEPLITSKTRLKLLLKFFSNSNTQSYLRSLADEFNESTNAVRVELNRLSDAGFLQSQTRGNTIVYQANKLHPLFPEITGIVSKYLGLDRLAEHVIDQLGDLQHAWVVGDYALGKDTGLIDLVLVGNVDRQYLETLIVKAEGLIHRKIRTLVLDSHELPLFEKELRLTQAIILFTR
- a CDS encoding GumC domain-containing protein, with translation MSFLRPKRRVSIKDTFAGEEISLISIFWLIYERKLFILGGMAVFLVAGIITARTTPTEYEAKVEILSEGSEDGSFGGLSDLIGLAGVRGNSRRGSASAGGVDADMFPQIISSTPFLLSLLDEQFQFKKPKKKLSVYEYFATPRPKPFFPRAWDYVKDLPANIKILFGLAKEKPLKIPKRKKTEIKGYPTILRLNGFEKRAIGELKKRINISSSGRIITLTVKVPEPEVAAQFNTVVLARLIEYLSAYKTEKLVSDLQFIRQSQAEAEAKYLQAQRELAFFRDTHQGRLTKIEETREQQLQFNYQLVNGLYVTLTNQLQQAEIQVKKETPFFSDFEPVTIPGSPSEPKPSKIVTLYTGLGAAVGLLFILGSIVIGYFKESRASVETGHDTTNAYTSLE
- a CDS encoding SLBB domain-containing protein is translated as MVLTESRKKPSKSLGIRVLFISTIVFLICNIAIIRTCESQSLNDLGTVKVDQLTDRQLENLLDKAESLGISNDQLYALAGQRGMPPSELSRLRRRLDPLSLRRQRRQERTRSAQDELRSALQYGGEDLFESIAARDSLGYDLTILEKKIFGYSIFHQKALNFSPNLNMPTPKNYTLGPGDEVAISIFGGTNDNFKEVITPDGFIQLKLVGLVSLSGLTIEKAENFLKSRLGDYYGGLKGDRPNTFLSLTVANIRSIKVNMVGELKNPGTYTMPSFAKVFNALYAAGGPTPNGTLRHIQVYRANKLVTEVDVYQFITKGQSESNITLEDNDVILLRPVTRRVEVSGAVRIEGLFEVKPDESFSDLLHFAGGFNQKAFKDNVTVSRYGETQKRVETISKEAYDTFKPADGDVVYVGEIEDRFINRVQVSGAVLRPGHYELKEGMTVRSLVEIAGGLRGDAFVKRSTLYRTALNFTLQAKSIDLGSIMKGDSEDILLQNEDLINIPSLYDLREEYYVQISGEVNKSGPYPYADDMSVGDLIIAAGGFKESATASSIEIARRTNNEVGGNIAEIITVQLNRDLSFNGDEEATRLRPFDHVFIRRSPSYQEQKMVTIEGEVFYPGDFALESVTMRISDLVRRAGGPNQFAYPKGATLLRRTEFYEEELEKDQINQLGELQRNTVREGVDNPESERLLLQRVNTRIREGKENLLEQELEKDDQTLAEEARKERLLLRGDLKQKELKETELVGINLDMILENPGSKYDLILQEGDIVTVPKELQTIRLRGEVLYPTTTRYEKGRGLKSYIGKAGGFTQLSSRKSTYVVYANGDVKRTRRFIGVKFYPGLEPGAEIIVPEAAARRKLSAGEVISLSTSFLILYSLLNSTFPELFN
- a CDS encoding capsule assembly Wzi family protein, which translates into the protein MNKGIKFFGFIVALAISIVVNAQDMPTGFKPFEERIRRLQLLGDTLIRPSFNIRPINSKVYLADSTIKLYAFSHILLKGKASKARLELLPFELTTQLNTTNPYGWNDGLMIPSRGFQSYISGGFYLKAGPFQVQLRPEAVWSANQAYQGFTNPYVLPFYYRYTYNYIDSPERFGEGAYYRFHPGQSFAGLNLGPVFIGASSQNIWWGPGKRNALIFSNNAPGFYHLGLKTTRPIETSIGSFEFQTLVGKLEGSGYMPTQTINPLYLNPIDDWRYLSGFTFNYSPSWFSGFHVGASRVFQQYFGDTKRNKDYFPGILNIFKANDPVSDDLLNRDQLISVYFRWVWKKAHAELYAEYGRNDASWNLRDFIMTPEHSRAYILGFSKLFSLLGKDRYLQLNAELTQLQQSSNYINRDAKSWYLHSQVTNGFTHLGQVIGAGIGPGSNLQSLEASWVNGLNKIGLRVERLTHNNDFYNVAFSYNPLHSPWVDTSAALLFDRNFNRFFISTNLSFVNSNNYQWGFRPGEENTVLPRGEKKFNAFVNVNIVYRFGR